A single region of the Pseudomonas mandelii genome encodes:
- a CDS encoding MFS transporter → MSEFVVLSHGNGKTIRSNRLILSIIVFNFISYVCSGLPLAVLPGYVLNDLGLTSVFAGVMISSQYFATLLARPLAGGVADRLGAKYAVVCGFGGLMVSGSLTTLAIMLPTHLWLTLTLLLLGRLVLGASTAMISTPCCTWAIGLCGAPRAAQVMSWNGIAAYGGTAVGAPLGVLLRHSLGLASVGLCTVLFGLVFLVLALGKRPAPLVAGARLAFHRVLFAVMPNGLVLVCSSVGFGGLTAFVALYFDSLGWDHAAYCLSGFGAGFIVARLSSPGILQRYRGYSVVGGCLLVQTLGMLLIWLAPSPALAIAGGVLTGIGVSWIYPGLGVETLASTPPANRNSALSALSLFFDIAVGMAGPVMGLIASGFGYAAIFLCAALMSIGGFLVVLCLCWRSDHLGN, encoded by the coding sequence ATGAGCGAGTTCGTTGTTTTAAGTCATGGCAACGGTAAGACAATCCGCAGCAATCGGTTGATCCTTTCCATTATCGTCTTCAACTTTATCTCCTACGTTTGCAGTGGCTTGCCGCTTGCGGTGTTGCCGGGCTACGTCCTCAATGACTTGGGCCTGACCTCAGTTTTCGCTGGTGTAATGATCAGCTCGCAGTACTTTGCAACACTACTGGCTCGTCCGTTGGCCGGCGGTGTAGCAGATCGACTGGGAGCCAAATACGCGGTGGTGTGTGGGTTCGGTGGCCTGATGGTGAGCGGCAGCCTGACGACACTCGCCATCATGCTTCCCACCCACCTCTGGTTGACCCTGACTCTGTTACTGCTGGGCAGGCTGGTGCTAGGTGCGTCCACGGCCATGATCTCCACGCCTTGCTGCACCTGGGCCATCGGGTTATGTGGTGCCCCTCGGGCAGCACAGGTCATGTCGTGGAATGGGATCGCGGCCTACGGCGGTACGGCGGTCGGCGCGCCATTGGGTGTGTTGCTTCGCCATTCACTGGGCCTCGCCAGTGTTGGGTTGTGCACGGTATTGTTCGGATTGGTGTTCCTGGTTTTGGCACTGGGCAAGCGTCCGGCGCCGTTGGTGGCAGGTGCCCGTCTGGCCTTTCATCGAGTGCTGTTCGCCGTCATGCCCAATGGCCTCGTTCTGGTCTGTAGCTCGGTAGGGTTTGGCGGACTGACCGCTTTCGTCGCACTGTATTTCGACAGCCTGGGCTGGGATCACGCGGCCTACTGCCTGAGTGGTTTCGGGGCGGGTTTTATCGTTGCGCGCTTGTCGTCGCCGGGGATACTGCAGCGATACAGGGGGTACAGCGTGGTGGGGGGGTGCCTACTTGTACAGACTTTGGGCATGCTGCTGATATGGCTCGCGCCGTCTCCTGCTCTGGCCATTGCCGGTGGAGTGCTGACCGGAATAGGGGTGTCATGGATTTATCCGGGGCTAGGCGTGGAGACATTGGCGAGCACTCCTCCCGCGAACCGAAATTCGGCGCTCAGTGCTCTCTCGTTGTTCTTTGATATTGCAGTGGGGATGGCCGGGCCGGTTATGGGGCTTATTGCTTCAGGATTTGGCTATGCCGCGATTTTTCTCTGTGCGGCGCTGATGTCGATAGGCGGGTTTTTGGTGGTGCTCTGCCTATGTTGGCGAAGTGATCATCTGGGTAACTGA